A DNA window from Malus domestica chromosome 12, GDT2T_hap1 contains the following coding sequences:
- the LOC103450953 gene encoding uncharacterized protein isoform X1, which translates to MAEVDDAGGFGDFKFVTAVDPKPKINGRDSTVSDDDWGDFVTDSTSQIKAQAVLSNGITYSQSPPSQIPVDPLGFFVPNGSAPTRTESEPIQVETEPAKADKTRWVKPQGALPLSLFWEEQEEDSGAGESKVGDVANEGFAKKESNLNVEINDLIANLYGHNPKVVVRNGSDSNFGPGGPNSTKKGLDFSANGMDLKFDAPIPNGNGNFGGLNFVSNGFDMKFDDVGSNSNTSVSNSGSGGPHTVKNGLNFSADALDLKLDALVPKENGTSGGLNLDSNGFDLKFDGVDSNSNTLGLRLDLEEGNGDFDEEDEDGWEFKAADLKEQGVVEVAGSKAESSAHARPGIQVDEKWQANTGGSGFSGGFSFDFNPKPVTQHNFFFDPLLKSKQNSAADIPNSTPVNGNLWEFKDAFSETGAKHKLEEARAANPAGFVSRAHNDFFAAFHGDPHKSGENFAFPFIPTSSRKHGVISDSHSSGKKEDIEKDLSSSPDVGSDDNFWEFKDAFSESGSNIEGELVVGGNPPANIKPYVMGFEIQHNEVTLEENHRRALPLSIFGDDELETDDSSIQQDISSLTTASHQVNTNKSPASNLSITDLISSLYSQVDQNTNTIHAPKPTESIMDPAPTVLESNFGGDDFDEDSWEFKDAVSSDQNQTYIATLEDSPHDSSAKVHLDNYVDLYCKLKDETYGLALYHLENKKKAQSGATLSGEDTTIETMEEEIQKLYNELHQHNMISDQFWSGNLSSRNTHIQEVRKLLQDPKFQVLESEYQLSQRLSLAENDLRSAVELSRHAASMLRILRLGSTEEQSNFISTWSRMVSFCAEELKHGSLIWRQSLEANVQNQILSEPQGKQYIVALGEIYRVVLVLEASAKLYKSWILLHSSNCFSFFSLLNECSTLWSSSGLDEALKSISDAIDFKYDETVAALLDSMTYIHHLDAFALQNQVVVYGQEPICSLTLLTAGAVPGIKMVMWNGEHYLLTLANLWANLISPSPPELPHLSYS; encoded by the exons ATGGCGGAGGTCGACGACGCCGGGGGCTTCGGAGACTTCAAGTTCGTCACCGCCGTCGATCCCAAGCCCAAGATCAACGGACGAGATTCGACCGTCTCGGACGACGATTGGGGCGACTTCGTAACGGACAGCACGAGTCAGATCAAAGCTCAGGCCGTGCTCTCCAATGGAATCACGTACTCCCAGTCACCTCCCTCCCAAATACCCGTCGACCCTTTGGGGTTTTTCGTTCCTAATGGGTCGGCGCCGACCCGAACGGAATCAGAGCCAATCCAAGTTGAGACTGAGCCCGCGAAGGCTGATAAGACTCGGTGGGTAAAGCCGCAGGGAGCTTTGCCGTTATCGTTATTTTGGGAAGAGCAGGAAGAGGACTCCGGTGCGGGTGAGTCCAAGGTTGGGGACGTTGCAAACGAGGGATTTGCGAAAAAGGAGTCGAATTTGAATGTTGAGATCAATGATTTGATTGCAAATTTGTACGGTCATAATCCAAAAGTCGTGGTTCGAAATGGGTCGGATTCGAATTTCGGTCCTGGAGGTCCCAATTCAACAAAAAAGGGGTTGGATTTCAGTGCAAATGGGATGGATTTGAAGTTTGATGCTCCCATTCCGAACGGAAATGGGAACTTTGgtggtttgaattttgtttcGAATGGTTTTGATATGAAATTTGACGATGTGGGTTCGAATTCAAATACAAGTGTGTCGAATTCGGGTTCTGGTGGTCCTCATACGGTAAAAAACGGATTGAATTTCAGTGCAGATGCATTGGATTTGAAGCTTGATGCTCTGGTTCCGAAAGAAAATGGGACATCGGGTGGCTTGAATTTGGATTCGAATGGTTTTGATTTGAAATTTGATGGGGTAGATTCGAATTCAAATACACTTGGGTTGAGGTTGGATTTGGAGGAAGGAAAtggggactttgatgaggaggatgaggatggttgGGAATTCAAAGCTGCGGATTTGAAG GAACAAGGGGTTGTGGAAGTAGCAGGATCGAAAGCGGAATCAAGTGCACACGCACGACCAGGAATCCAG GTTGATGAGAAGTGGCAAGCAAATACTGGAGGAAGTGGATTTAGTGGGgggttttcatttgatttcaacCCAAAGCCTGTTACTCAACATAATTTTTTCTTCGATCCACTTTTGAAAAGCAAGCAGAACAGTGCTGCGGATATTCCCAATTCTACTCCAGTTAATGGAAATCTGTGGGAGTTCAAGGATGCATTTTCAGAAACTGgagcaaaacataagttg GAAGAGGCAAGGGCTGCCAATCCTGCTGGTTTTGTCTCCCGTGCTCATAATGATTTTTTTGCTGCATTTCATGGGGATCCCCACAAGTCTGGAGAAAACTTTGCATTTCCTTTTATCCCGACTTCTAGCAGGAAACATGGTGTAATCTCAGATTCACATTCCAGTGGCAAGAAAGAGGACATTGAAAAAGATTTGAGTAGTTCTCCAGATGTTGGGTCTGATGACAATTTTTGGGAATTTAAGGATGCATTTTCCGAATCTGGATCAAATATTGAG GGGGAGTTAGTGGTTGGCGGTAATCCTCCCGCCAATATAAAACCATATGTCATGGGTTTTGAAATCCAG CATAATGAGGTAACATTGGAAGAAAATCATCGACGAGCCTTGCCCTTGTCCATTTTTGGAGATGATGAACTAGAGACTGATGATTCCTCAATTCAACAAGATATTTCTTCTCTTACCACTGCATCCCACCAAGTAAATACCAACAAAAGCCCTGCGTCCAATTTATCCATCACGGATCTAATATCAAGCTTATACAGTCAAGTGGACCAGAACACTAACACAATTCATGCGCCGAAACCAACTGAAAGTATTATGGATCCTGCCCCAACCGTTTTGGAATCTAATTTTGGTGGTGATGATTTTGATGAAGATTCTTGGGAATTTAAGGATGCTGTTTCAAGTGATCAAAACCAAACCTATATTGCTACTCTTGAAGATTCACCTCACGATTCTTCTGCTAAAGTCCATCTTGATAATTATGTGGATTTATATTGCAAATTGAAGGATGAAACATACGGTCTTGCACTCTACCATcttgaaaataaaaag aaagCTCAAAGTGGTGCTACTCTTTCTGGTGAAGATACAACAATAGAGACTATGGAAGAGGAAATCCAG AAATTGTACAATGAACTGCATCAACACAATATGATCTCCGATCAATTCTGGTCAGGGAATCTTTCATCAAGAAATACACACATTCAAGAAGTTCGTAAACTTCTACAGGATCCAAAGTTCCAAGTTCTTGAATCCGAATACCAGTTGTCACAAAGGTTGTCATTG GCAGAGAATGATTTGAGATCTGCTGTTGAACTTTCAAGACACGCGGCATCCATGTTAAGGATTCTTAGATTGGGATCAACTGAGGAACAATCTAACTTCATTTCCACCTGGTCTCGAATGGTCTCCTTTTGCGCTGAAGAGTTGAAACATGGTTCTCTAATTTGGAGGCAATCATTAGAAGCGAATGTTCAGAATCAAATACTATCTGAACCTCAAG GCAAGCAGTATATTGTTGCCCTTGGAGAAATTTACAGAGTAGTTTTAGTTCTTGAAGCGTCTGCCAAACTTTACAAGTCATGGATTCTATTACATTCTTCAAactgttttagttttttttctcttctgaaCGAGTGCTCTACTTTATGGTCAAGTTCGGGACTTGATGAAGCTCTCAAGAGCATTTCGGATGCGATTGATTTTAAATATGACGAGACCGTTGCTGCACTACTAGATTCCATGACATACATTCATCATCTGGATGCATTTGCTCTCCAAAACCAAGTTGTTGTATATGGCCAAGAACCTATTTGTTCGCTAACACTATTAACTGCAGGAGCCGTGCCAG GTATTAAAATGGTGATGTGGAATGGGGAACACTACTTATTGACGCTTGCGAACTTGTGGGCAAATTTAATTAGTCCTAGTCCTCCGGAATTGCCCCACTTGAGTTATAGCTGA
- the LOC103450953 gene encoding uncharacterized protein isoform X2 — MAEVDDAGGFGDFKFVTAVDPKPKINGRDSTVSDDDWGDFVTDSTSQIKAQAVLSNGITYSQSPPSQIPVDPLGFFVPNGSAPTRTESEPIQVETEPAKADKTRWVKPQGALPLSLFWEEQEEDSGAGESKVGDVANEGFAKKESNLNVEINDLIANLYGHNPKVVVRNGSDSNFGPGGPNSTKKGLDFSANGMDLKFDAPIPNGNGNFGGLNFVSNGFDMKFDDVGSNSNTSVSNSGSGGPHTVKNGLNFSADALDLKLDALVPKENGTSGGLNLDSNGFDLKFDGVDSNSNTLGLRLDLEEGNGDFDEEDEDGWEFKAADLKEQGVVEVAGSKAESSAHARPGIQVDEKWQANTGGSGFSGGFSFDFNPKPVTQHNFFFDPLLKSKQNSAADIPNSTPVNGNLWEFKDAFSETGAKHKLEEARAANPAGFVSRAHNDFFAAFHGDPHKSGENFAFPFIPTSSRKHGVISDSHSSGKKEDIEKDLSSSPDVGSDDNFWEFKDAFSESGSNIEHNEVTLEENHRRALPLSIFGDDELETDDSSIQQDISSLTTASHQVNTNKSPASNLSITDLISSLYSQVDQNTNTIHAPKPTESIMDPAPTVLESNFGGDDFDEDSWEFKDAVSSDQNQTYIATLEDSPHDSSAKVHLDNYVDLYCKLKDETYGLALYHLENKKKAQSGATLSGEDTTIETMEEEIQKLYNELHQHNMISDQFWSGNLSSRNTHIQEVRKLLQDPKFQVLESEYQLSQRLSLAENDLRSAVELSRHAASMLRILRLGSTEEQSNFISTWSRMVSFCAEELKHGSLIWRQSLEANVQNQILSEPQGKQYIVALGEIYRVVLVLEASAKLYKSWILLHSSNCFSFFSLLNECSTLWSSSGLDEALKSISDAIDFKYDETVAALLDSMTYIHHLDAFALQNQVVVYGQEPICSLTLLTAGAVPGIKMVMWNGEHYLLTLANLWANLISPSPPELPHLSYS, encoded by the exons ATGGCGGAGGTCGACGACGCCGGGGGCTTCGGAGACTTCAAGTTCGTCACCGCCGTCGATCCCAAGCCCAAGATCAACGGACGAGATTCGACCGTCTCGGACGACGATTGGGGCGACTTCGTAACGGACAGCACGAGTCAGATCAAAGCTCAGGCCGTGCTCTCCAATGGAATCACGTACTCCCAGTCACCTCCCTCCCAAATACCCGTCGACCCTTTGGGGTTTTTCGTTCCTAATGGGTCGGCGCCGACCCGAACGGAATCAGAGCCAATCCAAGTTGAGACTGAGCCCGCGAAGGCTGATAAGACTCGGTGGGTAAAGCCGCAGGGAGCTTTGCCGTTATCGTTATTTTGGGAAGAGCAGGAAGAGGACTCCGGTGCGGGTGAGTCCAAGGTTGGGGACGTTGCAAACGAGGGATTTGCGAAAAAGGAGTCGAATTTGAATGTTGAGATCAATGATTTGATTGCAAATTTGTACGGTCATAATCCAAAAGTCGTGGTTCGAAATGGGTCGGATTCGAATTTCGGTCCTGGAGGTCCCAATTCAACAAAAAAGGGGTTGGATTTCAGTGCAAATGGGATGGATTTGAAGTTTGATGCTCCCATTCCGAACGGAAATGGGAACTTTGgtggtttgaattttgtttcGAATGGTTTTGATATGAAATTTGACGATGTGGGTTCGAATTCAAATACAAGTGTGTCGAATTCGGGTTCTGGTGGTCCTCATACGGTAAAAAACGGATTGAATTTCAGTGCAGATGCATTGGATTTGAAGCTTGATGCTCTGGTTCCGAAAGAAAATGGGACATCGGGTGGCTTGAATTTGGATTCGAATGGTTTTGATTTGAAATTTGATGGGGTAGATTCGAATTCAAATACACTTGGGTTGAGGTTGGATTTGGAGGAAGGAAAtggggactttgatgaggaggatgaggatggttgGGAATTCAAAGCTGCGGATTTGAAG GAACAAGGGGTTGTGGAAGTAGCAGGATCGAAAGCGGAATCAAGTGCACACGCACGACCAGGAATCCAG GTTGATGAGAAGTGGCAAGCAAATACTGGAGGAAGTGGATTTAGTGGGgggttttcatttgatttcaacCCAAAGCCTGTTACTCAACATAATTTTTTCTTCGATCCACTTTTGAAAAGCAAGCAGAACAGTGCTGCGGATATTCCCAATTCTACTCCAGTTAATGGAAATCTGTGGGAGTTCAAGGATGCATTTTCAGAAACTGgagcaaaacataagttg GAAGAGGCAAGGGCTGCCAATCCTGCTGGTTTTGTCTCCCGTGCTCATAATGATTTTTTTGCTGCATTTCATGGGGATCCCCACAAGTCTGGAGAAAACTTTGCATTTCCTTTTATCCCGACTTCTAGCAGGAAACATGGTGTAATCTCAGATTCACATTCCAGTGGCAAGAAAGAGGACATTGAAAAAGATTTGAGTAGTTCTCCAGATGTTGGGTCTGATGACAATTTTTGGGAATTTAAGGATGCATTTTCCGAATCTGGATCAAATATTGAG CATAATGAGGTAACATTGGAAGAAAATCATCGACGAGCCTTGCCCTTGTCCATTTTTGGAGATGATGAACTAGAGACTGATGATTCCTCAATTCAACAAGATATTTCTTCTCTTACCACTGCATCCCACCAAGTAAATACCAACAAAAGCCCTGCGTCCAATTTATCCATCACGGATCTAATATCAAGCTTATACAGTCAAGTGGACCAGAACACTAACACAATTCATGCGCCGAAACCAACTGAAAGTATTATGGATCCTGCCCCAACCGTTTTGGAATCTAATTTTGGTGGTGATGATTTTGATGAAGATTCTTGGGAATTTAAGGATGCTGTTTCAAGTGATCAAAACCAAACCTATATTGCTACTCTTGAAGATTCACCTCACGATTCTTCTGCTAAAGTCCATCTTGATAATTATGTGGATTTATATTGCAAATTGAAGGATGAAACATACGGTCTTGCACTCTACCATcttgaaaataaaaag aaagCTCAAAGTGGTGCTACTCTTTCTGGTGAAGATACAACAATAGAGACTATGGAAGAGGAAATCCAG AAATTGTACAATGAACTGCATCAACACAATATGATCTCCGATCAATTCTGGTCAGGGAATCTTTCATCAAGAAATACACACATTCAAGAAGTTCGTAAACTTCTACAGGATCCAAAGTTCCAAGTTCTTGAATCCGAATACCAGTTGTCACAAAGGTTGTCATTG GCAGAGAATGATTTGAGATCTGCTGTTGAACTTTCAAGACACGCGGCATCCATGTTAAGGATTCTTAGATTGGGATCAACTGAGGAACAATCTAACTTCATTTCCACCTGGTCTCGAATGGTCTCCTTTTGCGCTGAAGAGTTGAAACATGGTTCTCTAATTTGGAGGCAATCATTAGAAGCGAATGTTCAGAATCAAATACTATCTGAACCTCAAG GCAAGCAGTATATTGTTGCCCTTGGAGAAATTTACAGAGTAGTTTTAGTTCTTGAAGCGTCTGCCAAACTTTACAAGTCATGGATTCTATTACATTCTTCAAactgttttagttttttttctcttctgaaCGAGTGCTCTACTTTATGGTCAAGTTCGGGACTTGATGAAGCTCTCAAGAGCATTTCGGATGCGATTGATTTTAAATATGACGAGACCGTTGCTGCACTACTAGATTCCATGACATACATTCATCATCTGGATGCATTTGCTCTCCAAAACCAAGTTGTTGTATATGGCCAAGAACCTATTTGTTCGCTAACACTATTAACTGCAGGAGCCGTGCCAG GTATTAAAATGGTGATGTGGAATGGGGAACACTACTTATTGACGCTTGCGAACTTGTGGGCAAATTTAATTAGTCCTAGTCCTCCGGAATTGCCCCACTTGAGTTATAGCTGA
- the LOC103450952 gene encoding uncharacterized GPI-anchored protein At3g06035-like, which translates to MASSKLSYFLFVLVLGLLFLSHPVFSNDEEDDLFQGLNSFRKSANLPEFKKNDNAACLADELADELEDQPCSSAHYIIEPGNLPRFPSFEKLVKKCHIDINTTTAAIIWPVCVPDLDEDLVLNNYTHSHSSKYLNDSKYSGVGIGSEDDWIVAVLTTDAESGSFSGGAATLGAIGMFQYMAAVLLGLFLVLMC; encoded by the exons ATGGCCTCCTCCAAACTAAGCTACTTTCtctttgttcttgttcttggCTTACTCTTCCTTTCTCATCCAGTATTTTCGAACG ATGAAGAAGACGATCTTTTCCAAGGCCTCAACAGCTTCAGGAAATCCGCAAACCTGCCGGAATTTAAGAAGAACGACAATGCAGCTTGTCTAGCTGATGAACTCGCCGACGAGCTAGAAGACCAACCGTGTTCTAGCGCACACTACATCATCGAGCCAGGCAACTTACCCAGGTTCCCAAGCTTCGAGAAGCTCGTTAAAAAGTGCCATATCGACATCAACACGACAACAGCCGCCATCATTTGGCCTGTTTGCGTGCCGGATTTGGACGAGGATCTTGTGCTCAACAACTACACTCACTCCCATTCCTCAAAATATCTGAATGATTCCAAGTATTCAGGAGTTGGGATTGGTTCTGAGGATGATTGGATCGTTGCTGTGTTGACCACTGACGCGGAAAGTGGAAGCTTTTCTGGAGGCGCTGCTACTTTGGGTGCAATCGGCATGTTTCAATACATGGCGGCTGTTTTGTTGGGGTTGTTCTTGGTTTTAATGTGCTGA
- the LOC103450950 gene encoding uncharacterized GPI-anchored protein At5g19250-like, which translates to MASLTKLSFFFFFFVIAHAFVLLSPLVQSSDKDEDTLLQGINSYRTSLNLPALVKNGNAGCLADEIADDMEDQPCSSPTNGANILATSQTPLANLPKHLGKCKIDANSASDGVILPVCVPKLVPTLVLTNYTHQPQFAKYLNDTKFTGVGLGSEDDWMVVVLASNTPTGSLANAASSLVSAVGFGHFLVSILVGLCVILVS; encoded by the exons ATGGCCTCCCTGACCAAActtagcttcttcttcttcttctttgtgatTGCACATGCCTTTGTCTTGCTTTCTCCATTGGTGCAGAGTTCTG ATAAGGATGAGGATACCCTTCTCCAAGGCATAAACAGTTACAGAACCTCACTAAACCTGCCGGCCCTCGTCAAGAACGGTAACGCAGGTTGCCTAGCAGATGAAATTGCTGATGACATGGAAGACCAGCCTTGCAGCAGCCCCACCAATGGAGCCAACATTCTGGCAACCTCGCAGACTCCGCTCGCCAATCTTCCCAAGCACTTGGGAAAATGCAAAATCGATGCGAACAGCGCATCAGATGGAGTTATTCTCCCTGTTTGTGTGCCTAAGTTGGTCCCAACTCTGGTACTTACCAATTATACTCACCAACCGCAATTCGCAAAGTATCTGAACGATACGAAGTTCACTGGAGTTGGACTTGGATCCGAGGATGATTGGATGGTGGTGGTTTTGGCCTCAAATACCCCAACTGGAAGCCTTGCTAATGCAGCAAGCTCTTTAGTTTCAGCCGTTGGTTTTGGTCATTTCTTGGTCTCCATTTTGGTAGGGTTGTGTGTTATTTTGGTCAGCTGA
- the LOC103451329 gene encoding NADPH-dependent aldehyde reductase 1, chloroplastic: protein MLSRLASSSARTLTSRSSPAFYLCLPKPYIQSYCPATSLKSHSLRVLRRTMASGGKQQFPPQKQGAQPGKEHAMDPTPQFTNPDYKPSNKLQGKVALVTGGDSGIGRSVCHLFAQEGATVAFTYVKEQEDKDAQDTIQMIKQAKTSDAKEPMALAADLGYDENCKNVVEKVADAYGRIDILVNNAAEQYKASSVEEIDEPRLERVFRTNIFSYFFTTRHALKHMKEGSSIICTTSVNAYKGNAKLLDYTSTKGAIVAFIRGLALQLVNRGIRVNGVAPGPIWTPLIPASFDEEEVSQFGNQVPMQRAGQPCEVGPSYVFLASNAFSSYYTGQVLHPNGGTVVNA, encoded by the exons ATGCTTTCCCGTTTAGCTTCATCCTCAGCAAGAACCCTAACAAGCAGATCTTCACCAGCATTTTATTTGTGCCTTCCCAAACCCTACATCCAAAGTTACTGTCCAGCAACTTCTTTGAAGAGTCATTCTCTGAGAGTTTTGAGAAGAACAATGGCTTCTGGTGGAAAGCAGCAGTTCCCTCCTCAGAAACAAGGAGCTCAGCCTGGCAAAGAACATGCCATGGATCCCACCCCTCAGTTCACCAACCCTGATTACAAACCCTCCAACAAGCTCCAA GGGAAAGTAGCGCTAGTGACGGGTGGGGACTCTGGGATAGGGAGATCTGTGTGCCATCTCTTTGCTCAAGAGGGTGCAACCGTGGCCTTCACATATGTAAAGGAACAAGAGGACAAGGACGCACAAGACACAATCCAAATGATCAAACAGGCCAAGACTTCTGACGCCAAGGAACCCATGGCCCTTGCAGCTGATCTCGGATACGATGAAAATTGCAAGAATGTTGTTGAGAAAGTCGCAGATGCATACGGCCGCATTGATATTTTGGTTAACAATGCGGCTGAGCAGTACAAAGCAAGCTCCGTGGAAGAGATTGATGAGCCCCGTTTGGAGAGGGTCTTTAGAACCAACATATTTTCTTACTTCTTCACGACCAG GCATGCGTTGAAGCACATGAAAGAAGGAAGCTCCATAATATGCACGACATCAGTCAATGCATACAAAGGAAACGCCAAGCTGCTTGATTATACTTCCACCAAGGGGGCAATTGTGGCATTCATAAGAGGACTTGCATTGCAGTTGGTAAACCGAGGTATCCGAGTCAACGGTGTAGCTCCGGGACCAATATGGACCCCATTGATTCCAGCATCTTTCGATGAGGAGGAAGTTTCGCAATTCGGCAACCAAGTGCCAATGCAGCGAGCCGGGCAGCCATGTGAGGTCGGACCAAGTTACGTCTTCCTCGCTTCCAATGCCTTCTCTTCTTACTACACCGGCCAAGTCCTCCATCCTAATG GTGGAACTGTTGTAAATGCTTGA
- the LOC103450949 gene encoding mevalonate kinase-like, whose amino-acid sequence MEVKARAPGKIILSGEHAVVHGSTAVASSIDLYTYVSLRFPTPSDNDDALRLQLKDIGLEFSWPIGRIKEVLSELDIPNSSVPTSCSTESIKSLAALVDELNIPEAKIGLGAGVVAFLWLYASIQGFKPATVVITSELPLGSGLGSSAALCVALSGALLSFSDCVSLDLGHKEWTTFGESELELLNKWAFEGEKIIHGKPSGIDNTVSTYGNMIKFRSGSLTRIKSNMTLKMLITNTKVGRNTKALVAGVSERTLRHPEAMASVFNAVDSISTEVASIIQSPAPDDLSITEKEAKIEELMEMNQGLLQCMGVSHASIETVLQTTLKYKLASKLTGAGGGGCVLTLLPTLLSGTVVDKVTSELESCGFHCLTSAIGGNGVEIRFGGSL is encoded by the exons atggaAGTGAAAGCAAGAGCTCCTGGAAAAATCATACTCTCGGGTGAACATGCTGTCGTTCATGGATCAACGGCGGTGGCGTCGTCCATTGACCTCTACACCTACGTCTCTCTTCGCTTTCCCACTCCCTCTG ATAATGATGATGCACTAAGGCTCCAGCTCAAGGATATTGGATTAGAGTTTTCATGGCCTATTGGTAGGATAAAAGAAGTCCTATCAGAATTAGATATTCCCAACTCATCAGTTCCAACCTCATGTTCAACGGAGTCGATTAAATCACTTGCTGCTTTGGTTGATGAACTGAACATTCCAGAGGCAAAAATTGGACTTGGTGCTGGAGTGGTGGCTTTTCTTTGGCTATATGCATCTATCCAAGG ATTTAAGCCTGCTACTGTTGTTATCACTTCAGAACTTCCGTTGGGCTCAGGCCTGGGATCATCTGCTGCATTATGCGTTGCACTCTCGGGtgctcttctttctttctcagaTTGTGTAAGTCTGGATTTGGGCCACAAAGAGTGGACTACTTTTGGGGAAAGTGAACTTGAATTGCTGAACAAATGGGCTTTTGAAGGTGAGAAGATCATCCATGGAAAGCCGTCTGGAATTGACAATACAGTTAGCACATACG GCAATATGATCAAATTCAGATCAGGTAGTCTGACTCGCATCAAATCGAACATGACACTCAAAATGCTTATTACCAACACAAAAGTTGGGAGGAACACGAAGGCCTTAGTCGCTGGTGTTTCGGAGAGAACTTTAAGGCATCCGGAGGCCATGGCTTCTGTGTTTAATGCAGTCGATTCTATCAGCACGGAAGTGGCTAGCATCATCCAATCGCCCGCCCCCGATGATCTCTCCATTACTGAGAAGGAAGCGAAAATAGAAGAGTTAATGGAAATGAATCAAGGTTTGCTCCAATGTATGGGGGTCAGCCATGCTTCAATTGAAACCGTTCTTCAAACAACGCTGAAATACAAGTTAGCTTCCAAGTTGACCGGAGCTGGGGGCGGAGGTTGTGTTCTCACACTACTGCCAACCT TGCTATCAGGAACTGTTGTTGATAAAGTAACTTCTGAACTGGAGTCTTGTGGATTCCATTGTTTGACGTCCGCCATTGGTGGAAACGGAGTCGAAATTCGCTTCGGCGGTTCGTTGTAA